In Syngnathus acus chromosome 5, fSynAcu1.2, whole genome shotgun sequence, a genomic segment contains:
- the abhd14a gene encoding protein ABHD14A, with the protein MMFLRNRMVILGMVLLATLLLYLLLPSIRQGNMEPSLNAQRLGLLATSPPPLPNVNVSVRTGHLPGDPPLFFREALPIDGAGRQILPRLQVVLLHGQAFTSKTWEELGTMALLATNGYQALAMDLPGYGKSPDSETLKTDQSRVDLLSRFMESLGVRAAVLVSPSMSGHYSIPFLMKNSGQLRGFVPIAPVGTRSYTPQQYQNIQTPTLIVFGALDTNLGAQSHKNLAQLPHHTVLKLDEARHACYMDKPRDFHQGLIEFLGKLK; encoded by the exons ATGATGTTCCTGCGCAATCGTATGGTGATCCTGGGCATGGTGTTGTTGGCCACCTTATTACTGTACCTGCTACTGCCCTCCATACGTCAAGGCAACATGGAGCCATCCCTCAACGCACAAAGACTCGGGCTCTTGGCCACATCCCCACCGCCACTTCCCAACGTCAACGTGTCGGTTCGCACAGGACATCTGCCTGGGGACCCGCCACTCTTTTTCCGTGAAGCTTTGCCCATCGACGGAGCTGGACGACAGATACTGCCCAG GTTACAAGTGGTACTTTTGCATGGCCAGGCCTTCACATCAAAAACATGGGAAGAACTTGGTACCATGGCCCTTCTTGCTACTAATGGATATCAGGCTTTAGCCATGGACCTGCCAG GTTATGGTAAATCGCCCGACTCTGAGACCCTCAAGACCGATCAAAGTCGAGTGGACCTGCTCTCCAGGTTCATGGAGTCACTGGGTGTGAGGGCGGCGGTGCTTGTGAGTCCTTCCATGAGCGGCCATTACTCCATCCCATTCCTCATGAAGAACAGCGGACAGCTGCGAGGCTTTGTTCCCATAGCGCCTGTCGGTACTCGAAGTTACACGCCACAACAGTATCAGAATATCCAG ACACCTACCCTGATTGTGTTCGGGGCCCTTGACACTAATCTGGGCGCCCAGTCTCATAAAAACCTTGCCCAACTTCCTCATCACACTGTGCTCAAGCTGGATGAAGCTCGCCACGCGTGCTACATGGACAAACCGAGAGACTTTCACCAAGGGCTGATCGAATTTCTCGGAAAATTGAAGTGA
- the LOC119122524 gene encoding hyaluronidase-2-like, whose amino-acid sequence MEALWLNCVILTVTATWTGVCATHAKQTRWPLYSQTPVLQVWNAATQDCFPRHGVTLPLDQFDIVASPNEGFVRQNLTIFYKERLGLYPYYDHDGTAVNKGLPQLASLVEHYEKMPEGVQKYIREPEAKGLAVIDWEEWRPLWIRNWESKDIYRSKSREMVLKKNPTWSQEQAAKVAKQEFELSAREFMLETLKHAKNLRPNQVWGFYLFPDCYNHDYRNGLKNYTGRCPELEMARNDQLNWLWMECTALFPSIYMGSVLRSTRHGRLFVRNRVKEAMRLASVGDGLARPVFVYTRPTYINQMDLLTETDLVSTIGESVALGAAGVIFWGDSSYSSESGCLTLKDYLNGALGRYLLNVSTAAEECSRTRCNLHGRCLRSHPDDDTYLHLSPSAHSIARQNGRLKVSGKPSQAELALFRQHFQCQCYTGYQGEACALRAKGQNKAPSVLGIWPLCILLPLGLLILLQ is encoded by the exons ATGGAGGCTCTCTGGCTGAATTGCGTGATCCTGACGGTGACAGCAACATGGACGGGTGTATGCGCAACACACGCTAAGCAAACAAGATGGCCTTTATATTCCCAGACACCAGTTCTCCAGGTTTGGAATGCTGCCACTCAGGACTGTTTCCCGAGGCACGGTGTCACTTTACCCTTGGACCAGTTTGACATTGTGGCCTCGCCCAACGAGGGCTTTGTCCGACAAAACCTGACCATATTCTACAAGGAGCGCCTCGGCCTTTACCCTTATTACGATCATGATGGCACTGCGGTTAACAAGGGGCTTCCGCAGCTTGCCAGCCTGGTTGAACACTATGAAAAGATGCCAGAAGGTGTGCAGAAATACATCCGGGAACCAGAGGCCAAAGGTTTGGCTGTTATCGACTGGGAAGAGTGGCGCCCGCTGTGGATCAGGAATTGGGAGTCTAAAGACATCTATCGAAGTAAATCGCGGGAAATGGTTCTGAAGAAGAACCCAACATGGAGCCAGGAGCAAGCTGCAAAGGTGGCCAAGCAGGAGTTTGAGCTGTCGGCTCGTGAATTCATGCTGGAGACGCTGAAACATGCAAAGAATTTGAGGCCCAATCAAGTGTGGGGCTTCTACTTGTTCCCGGATTGCTACAACCACGACTACAGGAATGGTCTGAAGAACTACACGGGTCGCTGCCCCGAGTTGGAGATGGCCCGTAACGACCAGCTCAACTGGCTGTGGATGGAGTGCACGGCGCTCTTCCCTTCCATATACATGGGGTCCGTGCTGCGCTCCACACGTCATGGGCGCCTTTTTGTGCGCAACAGGGTGAAGGAGGCCATGCGCCTGGCATCTGTTGGGGACGGATTGGCGCGCCCGGTTTTCGTCTACACCCGCCCCACGTACATCAATCAGATGGATCTCCTCACTGAG ACAGATCTGGTGTCCACCATCGGTGAGAGCGTTGCACTGGGAGCGGCGGGAGTCATCTTCTGGGGAGACTCGTCCTACTCGAGCGAGAGCGGCTGCTTGACCCTTAAAGACTATCTCAACGGAGCGTTGGGCCGCTACCTGCTCAACGTGTCCACGGCGGCCGAAGAGTGCAGTCGCACACGCTGCAACCTGCACGGCCGCTGCCTGCGCAGTCATCCCGACGACGACACGTACTTGCACCTCAGCCCGTCCGCGCACAGCATCGCTCGGCAGAACGGCCGCCTGAAGGTGAGCGGAAAGCCCAGTCAGGCCGAGCTGGCTCTTTTCCGTCAACACTTCCAGTGCCAGTGCTACACTGGTTACCAGGGGGAAGCCTGTGCTCTGAGAGCCAAAGGGCAGAATAAAGCCCCCTCTGTTCTAGGAATATGGCCGCTTTGCATTTTACTCCCGCTTGGACTCCTCATTCTGTTACAGTGA
- the LOC119122523 gene encoding aminoacylase-1-like isoform X3, producing the protein MYLCLLANNINQSGCQFKIVARQLIKYTASRVSSNQPARYLPRCSSVLSEDVNMLPDKDGPGVAGRQICPEGEEPSVSLFREYLRLRTVHPEPDYDSALRFLDRIAGELGLPIKKIEVCPGKVVSILTWQGTNPNLKSILLNSHTDVVPVFQEHWKYDAFSAFKDADGNIYGRGSQDMKCVSIQYIQAVRQLKAEGQKFARTVHLMFVPDEEVGGEKGMETFVKHPEFQKLNIGFALDEGLANPGNAFTVFYGERNPWWITIHCPGNPGHGSRFVENTAAEKLRCIINSFLAFREKEKHRLNTSQCFTLGDVTSVNMTMVKGGVAYNVIPAEIDVSFDLRIPPTVNLQEFEKVIQGWCKEAGDGITYDFAQKHMDQNITSTGESDPWWSAFSQACKEILTQGIMC; encoded by the exons ATGTACTTGTGTTTACTTGCAAACAACATAAACCAATCGGGATGTCAATTTAAGATTGTCGCTCGTCAGCTTATCAAATACACTGCTAGCAGAGTTAGCTCGAACCAACCGGCCCGTTACCTTCCACGTTGTTCGTCTGTGTTATCAGAAGACGTCAACATGCTACCTGACAAAGACGGACCAGGGGTAGCAGGTAGACAAATATGTCCCGAGGGCGAAGAACCTTCTGTTAGTCTCTTCAGAGAGTACCTCCGCCTCAGGACGGTCCATCCAGAACCAGACTATG ATAGTGCGCTGAGGTTTCTGGATCGAATCGCAGGGGAACTCGGATTGCCCATTAAGAAGATAGAG GTTTGTCCAGGCAAAGTTGTGTCCATCTTGACCTGGCAAGGGACAAACCCCAACttgaaatcaattttattgaaTTCCCACACAGATGTCGTTCCTGTTTTCCAG GAGCATTGGAAATACGATGCTTTCAGTGCTTTCAAAGATGCAGACGGCAACATTTACGGCCGCGGCTCGCAGGACATGAAATGTGTGTCAATTCA GTACATTCAGGCTGTGAGACAGCTGAAGGCGGAGGGGCAGAAATTTGCGCGGACTGTGCACTTAATGTTTGTTCCTG ATGAAGAGGTTGGTGGTGAGAAAGGCATGGAAACATTTGTGAAGCATCCCGAGTTCCAGAAATTAAACATCGGCTTTGCCCTAGATGAAG GTCTGGCCAACCCCGGTAATGCTTTCACCGTCTTTTATGGAGAAAGGAATCCCTGGT GGATTACCATCCACTGTCCTGGTAATCCCGGTCACGGTTCGAGGTTTGTGGAAAACACGGCGGCTGAGAAGCTT CGCTGCATCATCAACTCTTTCCTGGCTttcagagagaaagagaaacatAG GCTAAACACCAGCCAGTGTTTCACGCTCGGTGACGTCACCTCAGTTAATATGACCATGGTGAAAGGGGGTGTGGCCTATAATGTCATTCCAGCTGAAATAGATGTCAGCTTTGACCTGAGAATTCCACCAACAGTAAATCTAcag GAGTTTGAGAAAGTGATCCAGGGGTGGTGTAAAGAAGCAGGCGATGGTATCACGTATGACTTTGCTCAG AAACACATGGACCAGAACATTACGTCCACAGGTGAAAGTGACCCCTGGTGGAGTGCTTTTAGTCAAGCCTGCAAAGAAAT